In Persephonella sp. IF05-L8, the following are encoded in one genomic region:
- the proB gene encoding glutamate 5-kinase codes for MEKFQLIKNANRIVVKVGSQLLEKNNSIDTQFIENLAENIAQNSNKEFIIVSSGAVLAGVKKLGLKQKPVSITDKQAVASVGQAYLMQIYDRIFSKHGKNIGQILLTIEGLRERKRYVLAQNTINRLLDMEVVPIVNENDTIAVEEIVFGDNDFLAAHVAVLTNADLLIILSTAGGVYTGEPGEEGTQLIEEIKDVSQALQYAGTSKSKFGTGGMRSKLEAAQIATSHGIPVIISPKKEDIISQTLDGKITGSFIYPEKSKKLSRKKSWLKLLSAPKGRIIIDRGAEDAIRKGKSLLPAGIKDFEGIFSKNDVVAILNEEGKIIGKGIINYSYKEIEKIKGKKSSEVENLLNRKFTEVIHRDNLVVF; via the coding sequence ATGGAAAAATTCCAGCTTATAAAAAACGCAAATAGGATTGTTGTTAAAGTAGGCTCTCAGCTTCTGGAAAAAAATAACTCAATAGATACCCAATTTATAGAAAATCTGGCAGAAAATATAGCCCAGAACTCAAATAAAGAGTTTATTATTGTTTCTTCAGGAGCTGTTCTGGCAGGTGTAAAAAAACTGGGTCTTAAACAAAAACCTGTCTCAATTACCGACAAACAGGCTGTTGCATCTGTTGGGCAGGCATACCTTATGCAGATTTACGACAGGATTTTTTCAAAACACGGAAAAAATATTGGTCAGATACTCCTTACAATAGAGGGTTTACGGGAAAGAAAGAGATATGTTCTTGCCCAGAACACTATAAACCGCCTTCTTGATATGGAAGTTGTCCCTATTGTCAATGAAAATGACACTATTGCTGTTGAGGAAATTGTTTTTGGGGATAATGATTTTCTTGCTGCCCATGTTGCTGTTTTGACAAATGCAGACCTGCTTATTATCCTTTCCACTGCAGGAGGAGTTTATACAGGAGAACCTGGAGAGGAAGGAACCCAGCTTATAGAGGAAATAAAAGATGTATCTCAGGCACTTCAATACGCAGGAACTTCCAAATCAAAATTTGGCACAGGTGGAATGAGAAGTAAACTTGAAGCTGCCCAGATAGCCACTTCCCATGGCATTCCTGTAATTATTTCTCCTAAAAAAGAAGATATAATCTCCCAGACATTAGACGGAAAAATAACAGGAAGTTTTATTTATCCAGAAAAAAGTAAAAAATTATCCAGAAAAAAAAGCTGGCTAAAACTCCTGTCAGCCCCAAAAGGAAGAATTATAATAGACAGAGGAGCAGAAGATGCAATCCGTAAAGGTAAAAGTCTTCTTCCAGCTGGTATAAAGGACTTTGAAGGGATATTTTCTAAAAATGATGTTGTTGCCATATTAAACGAGGAAGGCAAAATCATCGGAAAAGGAATTATTAATTACTCCTATAAAGAGATTGAAAAAATAAAAGGCAAAAAATCATCAGAGGTAGAAAATTTATTAAATAGAAAGTTTACCGAGGTTATACACAGGGATAATCTGGTGGTGTTTTAA
- a CDS encoding c-type cytochrome has translation MKKLVAAATFGLAVAVSAAMAADGKALFQSKGCAACHQAAVDTVGPSLKKIAQAYAGKEAELIKFLKGEGKAIVDPAKFSVMQPQLNTTKAMSDEELKALAEYMLSHK, from the coding sequence ATGAAAAAATTAGTTGCAGCAGCTACATTCGGACTGGCTGTGGCTGTATCAGCAGCAATGGCAGCTGACGGAAAAGCTCTTTTCCAATCAAAAGGATGTGCAGCATGCCACCAGGCAGCAGTTGATACTGTAGGACCATCTCTCAAAAAAATAGCACAGGCTTATGCTGGCAAAGAAGCTGAACTGATTAAATTCCTTAAAGGAGAAGGAAAAGCAATAGTTGACCCAGCTAAATTCAGCGTAATGCAACCACAACTCAACACAACAAAAGCTATGTCTGATGAGGAACTCAAAGCACTTGCTGAATATATGCTCAGCCACAAATAA
- a CDS encoding secondary thiamine-phosphate synthase enzyme YjbQ: MTKAYTEYLTFNTKNRRELIKITDRVQEAVEKSGIKEGLCLVSAMHLTASVFIQDDEEGLHEDIWHWLEKLAPFKPDYKHHLTGEDNADAHLKNLLTHLQVVLPVTNGKLDLGPWQEIFYAEYDGQRPKRVIIKILGI, from the coding sequence ATGACAAAAGCTTATACAGAGTATCTAACCTTTAATACAAAAAATAGAAGGGAGCTTATAAAAATAACAGATAGAGTGCAGGAAGCTGTTGAAAAATCAGGGATAAAAGAAGGTTTATGTCTGGTTTCTGCAATGCATCTGACAGCCTCAGTATTTATTCAGGATGATGAGGAAGGATTACACGAGGATATCTGGCACTGGCTTGAAAAACTTGCGCCATTTAAACCAGATTACAAACATCATTTAACTGGTGAGGATAATGCAGATGCCCATCTTAAAAACCTCCTTACACATCTTCAGGTGGTTTTACCTGTTACAAACGGTAAGCTGGATTTGGGACCATGGCAGGAGATTTTTTATGCTGAATATGATGGACAGAGACCTAAAAGAGTTATTATAAAAATACTGGGAATATGA
- the hemE gene encoding uroporphyrinogen decarboxylase, whose product MKKPANDLFIRAAHREPIERTPVWLMRQAGRYMPEYRALREKAGSFMNFYKNVELSVEATILPYKLLGVDASIIFSDILTPLESIGMRFEFREGEGPVFLNPIESPDDILKLNKFNTKDVYYVGEIIKGVNQALNRAIPTIGFCGAPFTLAAYMIEGRTSRDFKKAKSFMYNYPDAFKDLLDKLSDMLIEYLNFQIESGADAVQIFDSWGGYLSPDDYREFALPPVKKIIKGIKRDYQPVIHFTRGVAGFFDDMITSGADVYSVDWMIDLSDVKKKLNGKAAAQGNLDPIVLYADKDVIKEKAVAILNKWGKDTGHIFNLGHGLMPDMEVEKVKYLVKVVQEESRR is encoded by the coding sequence ATGAAAAAACCTGCAAATGACTTATTTATAAGGGCAGCTCATAGAGAACCAATAGAAAGAACTCCTGTATGGCTTATGAGACAGGCAGGCAGGTATATGCCTGAATACAGAGCTTTACGAGAAAAAGCAGGGAGCTTTATGAATTTTTATAAAAATGTTGAGCTGTCAGTGGAAGCCACAATACTGCCATATAAACTTCTTGGGGTAGATGCCTCAATAATATTTTCAGATATACTTACTCCCCTTGAAAGTATAGGAATGAGATTTGAGTTCAGGGAAGGAGAAGGACCTGTATTTTTAAATCCTATTGAAAGCCCTGATGATATTTTAAAGTTAAATAAATTCAACACTAAAGATGTTTATTATGTAGGAGAAATAATAAAAGGAGTTAATCAGGCTCTAAATAGAGCTATACCGACTATAGGCTTTTGTGGTGCACCTTTTACCCTTGCGGCCTATATGATAGAAGGAAGAACCTCACGGGATTTCAAAAAGGCAAAATCTTTTATGTATAACTATCCAGATGCGTTTAAAGATTTATTAGATAAGCTATCAGATATGCTTATTGAGTATCTTAACTTCCAGATTGAAAGTGGTGCAGATGCCGTTCAGATTTTTGATAGCTGGGGTGGATATCTGTCTCCTGATGATTACAGAGAGTTTGCACTGCCACCGGTAAAGAAGATAATAAAGGGAATAAAAAGGGATTACCAGCCTGTTATACATTTTACAAGGGGAGTGGCAGGATTTTTTGATGATATGATTACCTCCGGTGCAGATGTATACAGTGTTGATTGGATGATAGACCTATCTGATGTTAAGAAAAAACTGAATGGAAAGGCAGCAGCTCAGGGTAATCTTGACCCTATAGTCCTTTATGCAGATAAAGATGTAATAAAGGAAAAGGCAGTAGCTATCTTGAATAAATGGGGTAAAGACACTGGGCATATATTTAATCTGGGGCATGGACTAATGCCTGATATGGAGGTAGAAAAGGTTAAATATCTTGTTAAAGTGGTTCAAGAGGAAAGCAGAAGATAA
- the lipA gene encoding lipoyl synthase: protein MKPKVKNFLSEDVTKMKAMLRMLNLHTVCEEASCPNIGDCFGRRTATFMIMGDRCTRNCAYCDVSHDKPLPLDPSEPYNIAKAVKYLNLKHVVITSVNRDDLPDGGASHFARVIRAIREEKPDCSIEVLIPDFLGDKEALKIVADAKPEVINHNIETVPSLFPVVRHRGDYQRSLQVIKWIKELDENITSKSGIMVGLGETKEEILQVMEDLAKVNCEILTIGQYLRPSKNHYPVKKYYTEEEFKELEKIGYQIGFKQVFSGTLVRSSFHADEVYYQLKG from the coding sequence ATGAAACCAAAGGTAAAAAATTTCTTATCTGAAGATGTTACAAAAATGAAAGCTATGCTCAGGATGCTTAATCTCCATACGGTTTGCGAGGAAGCATCCTGTCCAAATATAGGAGATTGTTTTGGAAGAAGAACAGCAACATTTATGATAATGGGTGATAGATGCACAAGGAATTGTGCCTACTGTGATGTTTCCCATGATAAACCACTACCACTTGACCCTTCTGAACCTTATAACATTGCAAAAGCTGTAAAATATCTAAATCTTAAACATGTTGTTATAACATCTGTGAACAGAGATGACCTTCCTGATGGTGGAGCATCTCATTTTGCACGGGTTATCAGAGCAATCAGGGAAGAAAAGCCTGATTGTAGCATAGAGGTGCTTATTCCGGATTTTCTGGGGGATAAAGAAGCACTTAAGATTGTTGCAGATGCAAAACCTGAAGTAATTAACCATAACATTGAAACAGTTCCTTCTTTGTTTCCTGTGGTAAGACACAGAGGCGATTATCAAAGGTCATTACAGGTAATAAAATGGATTAAGGAGCTTGATGAAAATATAACCTCAAAATCAGGCATTATGGTTGGGCTTGGAGAAACAAAAGAAGAGATATTGCAAGTAATGGAAGACTTAGCAAAAGTAAACTGCGAGATACTAACAATAGGGCAGTATCTCAGACCATCAAAAAATCATTATCCTGTCAAAAAATATTACACAGAAGAAGAATTCAAAGAATTAGAAAAGATAGGATACCAGATAGGTTTCAAACAGGTTTTTAGCGGAACACTTGTAAGAAGTTCATTTCATGCAGATGAGGTTTATTATCAGCTTAAAGGGTAA
- a CDS encoding tRNA (adenine-N1)-methyltransferase, translating into MIKEGDTVQLQDKKNTFFLIVKKGEVFGTHKGNINHDELLKKDYGQTIKTHKGHEFLILRPTLFDIILHGIKRKTQIIYPKDSSYITLKLGITDGMKVLESGVGSGALTIVMANAVKPSGKIYCYEKNEKYIQNAYENLKLAKLEKYVEIKHHDLSEELPEKDFDTAFIDVREPWLYIENIKKALKKGAPIGFLVPTTNQISLTLEALEKNNFIKTEVVELLERHYKPVPDRLRPEDRMVAHTGYLIFAVNS; encoded by the coding sequence ATGATAAAAGAAGGGGATACAGTTCAGCTTCAGGATAAAAAAAATACATTTTTCCTGATTGTAAAAAAGGGCGAAGTATTTGGAACCCATAAGGGAAATATAAACCATGATGAGTTATTAAAGAAAGATTATGGACAGACTATTAAAACCCATAAGGGACATGAATTTCTTATACTTCGCCCTACCCTTTTTGATATTATTCTCCACGGTATAAAAAGAAAAACCCAGATTATATATCCGAAAGACAGCAGTTATATAACCCTAAAACTTGGTATAACCGATGGTATGAAAGTTCTGGAGTCAGGAGTTGGAAGCGGAGCATTAACCATTGTTATGGCAAATGCCGTTAAACCTTCCGGAAAAATCTACTGTTACGAGAAAAATGAAAAATATATACAAAATGCTTACGAAAATCTAAAACTGGCAAAACTGGAAAAATATGTTGAGATAAAACATCATGACCTTTCAGAAGAACTACCTGAAAAGGATTTTGATACAGCATTTATAGATGTTAGAGAGCCATGGCTTTACATTGAGAATATCAAAAAAGCACTAAAAAAAGGAGCCCCCATAGGCTTTCTTGTGCCTACAACTAACCAGATAAGTCTTACACTGGAGGCTTTAGAAAAAAATAATTTTATAAAAACAGAAGTTGTTGAACTCCTTGAAAGGCACTACAAACCTGTCCCAGACAGACTTAGACCGGAAGACAGAATGGTTGCCCACACAGGATATCTTATATTTGCAGTCAATAGCTGA
- a CDS encoding endonuclease V: protein METENIPRELIEQLKAEQIKLSKKLNLKDRIPPDKVRYVAGIDTTFTDIWKNPTTAISSIVVVDIENNFEIIETVYATKEIDFPYIPTFLAYRELPVILEAYKKLKSPVDVFMVDGMGILHPRKMGIAAHFGVVTDTVSIGVGKSKLIGEFKKPENRKFAYQPVYVDGEHRGYVLRTRKNANPVFVSPGNNISVESSLKVAIRTTDKYKLPEPVRFAHNFLQKIRKEKLK from the coding sequence ATGGAAACAGAAAATATTCCCCGTGAACTTATAGAGCAGCTGAAAGCTGAGCAGATTAAGTTATCTAAAAAGCTAAATCTAAAAGACAGAATACCACCTGATAAAGTCAGATATGTTGCAGGTATTGATACAACTTTTACAGATATATGGAAAAATCCAACAACAGCAATATCCTCAATAGTTGTTGTGGATATAGAGAATAATTTTGAAATTATTGAGACTGTTTATGCAACAAAAGAAATAGATTTTCCTTATATACCAACATTTCTTGCATATAGGGAACTTCCTGTGATACTGGAAGCCTACAAAAAGCTTAAAAGTCCGGTTGATGTTTTTATGGTAGATGGAATGGGAATACTCCATCCACGGAAAATGGGAATTGCAGCCCATTTTGGAGTAGTTACAGATACAGTTAGTATTGGAGTAGGAAAATCAAAACTAATTGGAGAGTTCAAAAAGCCCGAAAACCGTAAATTTGCTTACCAACCTGTTTATGTAGATGGGGAACATAGAGGCTATGTCCTTAGGACAAGGAAAAATGCAAATCCTGTTTTTGTATCCCCGGGGAATAATATTTCTGTAGAAAGTAGTTTAAAAGTGGCAATAAGAACCACAGACAAATATAAACTCCCTGAACCAGTCAGATTTGCCCATAACTTTTTACAAAAAATCAGGAAGGAAAAGTTAAAATGA
- a CDS encoding c-type cytochrome: MLNICSATNNIKAPFIWGLFIFFILSIHSFALDGKTLFHKYNCSSCHAPDRRVVGPSFLEISRRYGQSEKAVEKVAKLIIKPKPENWPGMAYMPPFDIPLEEAKALARYVLIYSIKELKSKKDNKKEKSIEEILDEASQFH, from the coding sequence TTGCTGAATATATGCTCAGCCACAAATAATATTAAAGCCCCCTTTATCTGGGGGCTTTTTATATTCTTTATACTCTCTATCCATTCATTTGCTCTTGATGGGAAAACCCTGTTTCATAAATATAACTGCTCATCATGTCATGCACCTGATAGGAGAGTAGTAGGACCCTCTTTCCTTGAAATATCCAGAAGATACGGCCAGAGTGAAAAAGCCGTAGAAAAGGTAGCAAAGCTCATTATAAAACCAAAGCCTGAAAACTGGCCAGGAATGGCTTATATGCCACCTTTTGATATTCCGTTAGAAGAAGCAAAAGCCCTTGCAAGATACGTGCTGATTTATTCTATAAAGGAGTTAAAAAGTAAAAAGGACAACAAAAAAGAAAAAAGCATAGAAGAGATATTAGACGAAGCTTCCCAGTTTCACTGA
- a CDS encoding sensor domain-containing diguanylate cyclase: MKRNILPEKEFKELLEIAFQEYFTQLLQEPIAQRFLKGKNPEELQKKEIKGIIRFYNMFINDNLSSLKEELTNLGKLHYNLQIEFAIFLEKLDNLELIFTKRLFLSNKNLEKTYPLITKFFDIIKNYVAKGYLLEHIKRESIIIRAYIEQSLGEKFINIKSIIDKHIIWEENILDYLTTGTLKKEIQLDATKCEMGKWLNSIKTKNKKSVSRLTKLHDELHIIAENIVAFREMEKYTILLDEYNQFIKQNLMFMSSLITFLFNEEIEELQRDPLTNLLTRRTLEEIFVNVLDISMITGEPFGVAFVDIDDFKKINDTYGHDAGDIVLKEITNTIKKNLRKSDYIFRYGGEEFVIIVPATDENTFYKILEKIRKKINQTPIKINGDTINVSVSIGGVIIKTKHVIPLSKVIKKADKLMYEAKKTGKNKVLVKTLD, encoded by the coding sequence ATGAAAAGGAATATCCTACCAGAAAAGGAATTTAAAGAATTATTAGAAATAGCCTTTCAAGAATATTTTACTCAGCTCTTACAGGAGCCTATAGCACAGAGATTTTTAAAGGGTAAAAATCCAGAAGAACTACAAAAGAAAGAAATAAAAGGTATTATTCGTTTTTACAATATGTTCATTAATGATAATCTATCCTCTTTAAAGGAAGAATTAACGAACTTAGGAAAACTTCATTATAATCTTCAGATAGAATTTGCTATCTTTCTGGAGAAATTAGACAACCTTGAGCTCATTTTTACAAAAAGGCTTTTCCTATCCAATAAAAATCTGGAAAAAACATATCCCCTTATAACTAAATTTTTTGATATTATAAAAAATTATGTTGCAAAAGGATATCTCCTTGAGCATATAAAAAGAGAAAGCATAATAATAAGAGCATACATAGAACAAAGTCTTGGAGAAAAGTTCATTAATATCAAATCAATTATAGACAAACATATTATCTGGGAAGAAAACATACTTGATTATCTAACAACCGGAACTTTAAAAAAAGAAATTCAATTAGATGCAACAAAATGTGAAATGGGAAAATGGTTAAATAGTATTAAAACAAAAAATAAAAAATCTGTTAGCAGACTTACTAAATTACATGATGAGCTACATATAATTGCCGAAAATATAGTTGCTTTTAGGGAAATGGAAAAATACACTATCCTGCTGGATGAATACAATCAGTTCATTAAACAAAACTTAATGTTTATGTCTTCTCTAATAACTTTCTTATTCAATGAAGAAATAGAAGAGCTTCAGAGAGACCCTCTCACAAATCTTTTAACCAGAAGAACGCTGGAAGAAATATTTGTTAATGTTTTAGATATATCTATGATTACAGGAGAACCCTTTGGAGTTGCCTTTGTAGATATTGATGATTTTAAAAAAATTAACGACACTTATGGACATGATGCTGGAGATATAGTATTAAAAGAAATTACAAATACAATAAAGAAAAACTTAAGAAAAAGTGATTATATCTTTAGATATGGTGGGGAGGAATTTGTAATAATCGTACCTGCCACAGATGAAAACACCTTCTACAAGATATTAGAAAAGATAAGAAAAAAAATAAATCAAACTCCTATAAAAATTAATGGAGACACTATAAATGTGTCCGTAAGTATTGGAGGTGTTATTATAAAAACAAAACATGTTATACCATTAAGCAAAGTAATAAAAAAAGCAGACAAACTTATGTATGAAGCAAAAAAAACAGGAAAAAATAAGGTATTAGTTAAAACGTTAGATTAG
- a CDS encoding NAD(P)-binding domain-containing protein yields the protein MVSKLRIGWIGLGHMGIILAKNLHEAGYDIKVWNRTLSKAQESGLPYEEDLIKLIKERDIIITMLFGSQSSEEIYQEIINSGINLKSKIFIDLTTIHPETAKKIAELLISNGAEFIEAPVIGSVIPAQNKELIILISGDKEIFEKTEEIFKNFGKDIFYMGDYGKASTMKLINNAVLGSMMAILSEGILFGKKAGIPLDTVVQILEKGAGNSGLLKAKKEKILENDYSTQFSLSLLHKDICYAQDIAKKINFPAIFTGQALNLYSSARANHLEERDFSAIIEIYKKLANIEEAS from the coding sequence ATGGTGTCTAAATTGAGAATAGGCTGGATTGGTCTTGGACATATGGGAATAATTCTTGCAAAAAACCTGCACGAAGCAGGATATGATATAAAAGTATGGAACCGTACCTTATCAAAGGCTCAGGAAAGCGGTCTTCCTTATGAAGAAGACCTTATAAAACTTATAAAAGAACGAGATATTATTATCACAATGCTTTTTGGCTCCCAATCTTCAGAAGAAATATATCAGGAAATTATTAATTCAGGAATAAACCTTAAAAGCAAAATATTTATAGACCTTACAACAATCCATCCTGAAACGGCAAAGAAAATAGCAGAACTGCTTATAAGCAACGGAGCTGAATTTATTGAAGCCCCTGTGATTGGCAGTGTAATCCCGGCACAAAATAAAGAACTTATTATTCTAATTAGTGGAGATAAAGAAATATTTGAGAAAACAGAGGAGATATTTAAAAATTTCGGGAAAGATATATTTTACATGGGTGATTATGGCAAAGCCTCAACAATGAAACTGATTAATAATGCTGTTTTAGGCTCAATGATGGCAATTTTATCGGAAGGGATTTTATTTGGTAAAAAAGCAGGAATTCCACTGGATACTGTAGTTCAGATACTTGAAAAAGGTGCAGGAAATTCAGGATTATTAAAGGCCAAAAAAGAAAAAATACTTGAAAATGATTATTCAACCCAGTTCTCTCTATCTCTACTTCACAAAGATATCTGCTATGCACAGGATATAGCCAAAAAAATAAATTTCCCTGCTATTTTTACAGGTCAAGCACTTAATCTTTATAGTAGTGCACGGGCAAACCATCTTGAAGAAAGAGATTTTTCGGCAATAATTGAAATATATAAAAAATTAGCAAACATAGAGGAGGCGTCATGA